The following coding sequences lie in one Cannabis sativa cultivar Pink pepper isolate KNU-18-1 chromosome 5, ASM2916894v1, whole genome shotgun sequence genomic window:
- the LOC133038263 gene encoding uncharacterized protein LOC133038263, which translates to MEKLAFALVISSRKLRPYFQAHSITVLTNYPLRQVLAKPETSGRLLKWSVELSQFDIRYKPRTAIKGQALADFILEFPSTKVALIYDKVDTSVPNGEGWTLYIDGASYSEGLKLALEMRIEYLQAFSDSQIVVCQVNGEYLARGGRLVKYLAIVCELMQKFKKVVVSRVPRAHNSHTNALARLASTREAELLDVIPVDVLAHPTINQEAIMEIDTAQEVTWMTPIVAYLEKGILPDDKMEARKLRQRAARYVIYDGRLYRRSFSQPLLKCIDGEDCDYILREVHGGICGNHTGGNSLALKIMRQGYNWPTLRQDAFTFAKKCDKCQRIATYVHQPPSNLHSITSPWPFAVWGIDLIGELPKGKGGVKYVVVAVDYFTKWAEAKALATITAIKLREFVYNSIIFRFGVPYKLISDNGKQFDCKEMRQLCDNLGIKKAFSVVAYPQSNRETEAVNKIIKHTIKGKLEERKRVWPDELSQVLWSYNTTPQSTTGETPFSLSYACEAMVPVEIGPGSLRRDVFKIAQNEKKQSLYLDLLKEKRDQAHLKKTGLTSDEPQDISIPRSRQESCE; encoded by the exons ATGGAAAAATTGGCGTTCGCCTTGGTAATATCATCGAGAAAGTTGCGACCTTATTTTCAGGCTCACAGTATTACAGTTTTAACGAACTACCCTTTGAGGCAAGTCTTAGCAAAACCGGAGACGTCGGGGAGATTGTTGAAATGGTCAGTAGAGTTAAGCCAATTCGACATCAGGTATAAACCGAggactgcgatcaaggggcaagccttggcagattttatccTCGAGTTCCCAAGCACCAAAGTGGCACTCATCTACGACAAGGTTGACACTTCTGTACCCAATGGAGAAGGATGGACGTTGTACATCGATGGGGCTTCGTATAGCGAAG gattgaaactcGCTCTTGAGATGAGAATCGAGTATTTACAGGCTTTCAGCGATTCCCAAATCGTCgtatgccaggtgaatggagaatatctgGCCAGAGGCGGGAGATTGGTTAAGTATCTAGCCATAGTATGCGAACTGATGcaaaaattcaagaaagtagtcgtgtctcgagtaccgcgtgctcataATTCACACACAAACGCATTGGCTCGTTTGGCCTCgactagagaagccgaattacttGATGTAATTCCAGTGGATGTATTGGCACACCCAACAATAAATCAAGAGGCGATCATGGAAATAGATACCGCCCAAGAAGTCACCTGGATGACTCCAATAGTCGCATATCTAGAAAAAGGTATCTTACCTGATGACAAGATGGAAGCAAGGAAGCTGAGGCAGCGAGCTGCCCGATATGTCATATATGATGGAAGGTTATATCGCAGAAGCTTTAGTCAGCCGTTACTTAAGTGTATCGACGGAGAAGACTGCGACTATATACTACGTGAGGTGCATGGgggaatttgtggcaatcatacaggaggtaattcccttgcccTAAAAATCATGCGACAGGGATATAACTGGCCTACCCTGCGACAAGATGCTTTCACTTTCGCAAAGAAATGCGACAaatgtcagcgaatagccacttatGTCCATCAACCTCCGAGCAACTTGCATTCCATCACAAGTCCTTGGCCCTTTGCGGTGTGGGGTATCGACTTGATAGGCGAGCTACCTAAAGGAAAAGGCGGAGTGAAGTATGTTGTAGTCGCAGTCGACTATTTTACAAAGTGGGCtgaagccaaagcactcgcaaccattacaGCGATTAAgttgcgcgagtttgtctacAACTCCATAATCTTTCGATTCGGCGTCCCTTACAAGCTCATTTCAGATAATGGAAAGCAGTTTGATTGTAAGGAGATGCGACAATTATGCGACAACTTGGGCATTAAGAAAGCATTCTCTGTAGTTGCTTATCCGCAAAGCAATCGAGAAactgaagcagtcaataaaataataaagcacaCCATCAAAGGAAAACTCGAAGAGCGTAAGAGGGTATGGCCAGACGAGCTTTCGCAAGTTTTATGGTCATATAACACGACCCCCCAATCCACGACTGGCGAAACTCCTTTCTCGCTCTCTTATGCATGTGAGGCCATGGTACCAGTCGAGATTGGGCCAGGTTCCTTACGCAGAGACGTTTTCAAAATTGCACAAAACGAAAAAAAACAGTCGCTCTACCTCGACCTTCTGAAAGAAAAGCGCGATCAGGCTCACCTGAAAAAAACAGGACTTACCAGCGACGAACCGCAAGATATTTCAATTCCAAGGTCAAGACAAGAGTCCTGCGAGTAG